One window from the genome of Cryobacterium sp. GrIS_2_6 encodes:
- a CDS encoding type II toxin-antitoxin system Phd/YefM family antitoxin: MSTIVPIAVSDARDKLASIIDRARSEHEPVFLSRRGRRVAAVIDADDLERLIELAEDMADIRAAEESREEMRLTQSEPTPWDQVKADLGLS, translated from the coding sequence ATGTCGACCATCGTCCCAATTGCCGTCTCTGATGCACGCGACAAGCTTGCATCGATCATCGATCGCGCTCGGTCTGAGCATGAGCCGGTTTTCCTTTCTCGCAGGGGTCGTAGAGTTGCGGCAGTCATCGATGCTGACGATTTGGAGCGGTTGATCGAATTGGCTGAAGACATGGCGGACATTCGTGCCGCTGAGGAGTCACGTGAGGAGATGCGTCTCACGCAAAGCGAGCCGACTCCGTGGGACCAGGTGAAGGCTGACCTTGGCTTATCGTGA
- a CDS encoding type II toxin-antitoxin system RelE/ParE family toxin has product MRIAPAAERQLRTFDPQVRRRLQAAIDLLAEEPRPPKAIQLIGGSGEWRVRTGDYRIIYEIRDVELIVLVLRLGHRREIYESR; this is encoded by the coding sequence GTGAGGATCGCGCCAGCCGCTGAGCGACAACTGCGCACGTTCGATCCTCAGGTCCGAAGGCGGCTGCAAGCAGCGATCGACCTTCTGGCGGAAGAGCCGCGACCGCCGAAAGCGATTCAACTCATCGGCGGCTCTGGCGAATGGCGTGTTCGGACAGGTGACTACCGGATCATTTACGAGATACGCGACGTAGAATTGATTGTTCTCGTGCTCCGGCTGGGACACCGTCGCGAAATATACGAATCCCGATAG